In Gemmatimonadota bacterium, a single genomic region encodes these proteins:
- the fbp gene encoding class 1 fructose-bisphosphatase yields MPESHVVTISRFVIDQERLVPEATGAFTSLLHDIALAAKVIAREVNRAGLVDILGGAGTENVHGESVQKLDEFANRVMYRALDHTGLVACMASEENETYIPIPEKFPAGDYVVIFDPLDGSSNIDVNVSIGTIFSIHRKITSGERGTLEDCLQPGSRQVAAGYVLYGSSTMLVYTTGAGVHGFTLDPSIGEFLLSHPQMRFPDPPRKVYSVNEAYFDRWSRGQQRLISHLKNDGRFGSRYIGSFVADFHRTLLQGGIFMYPSEREKPAGKLRLLYEAAPIAMIAEQAGGRASTGLQDLSEVVPESLHQRTPVYVGSADLIDLAEDFLRGASEI; encoded by the coding sequence ATGCCCGAAAGTCACGTGGTCACGATCTCCCGCTTCGTGATCGACCAGGAACGGCTGGTCCCGGAGGCGACCGGGGCGTTTACCAGCCTACTGCACGACATCGCGCTCGCCGCCAAGGTGATCGCGCGCGAGGTGAACAGGGCCGGGCTGGTCGACATCCTCGGCGGGGCCGGCACGGAGAACGTGCACGGCGAGAGCGTGCAGAAGCTCGACGAGTTCGCGAACCGTGTGATGTATCGGGCGCTCGATCACACCGGGCTCGTCGCGTGCATGGCCTCGGAAGAAAACGAGACCTACATCCCGATCCCGGAAAAATTCCCCGCCGGGGACTACGTCGTGATCTTCGACCCGTTGGACGGGTCGTCCAATATCGACGTGAACGTGTCGATCGGGACCATCTTCAGTATCCACCGGAAGATCACGTCCGGGGAGCGGGGCACGCTGGAGGACTGTCTCCAGCCCGGCTCTCGACAGGTTGCCGCCGGATACGTGCTCTACGGCTCTTCGACCATGCTGGTTTACACTACGGGTGCCGGCGTGCACGGCTTCACGCTCGATCCCTCGATCGGCGAGTTCCTGCTCAGCCATCCCCAGATGCGTTTTCCGGATCCGCCGCGCAAGGTCTATTCGGTGAACGAGGCGTACTTCGACCGTTGGTCCAGGGGTCAGCAACGCCTCATCAGCCACCTGAAGAACGACGGTCGTTTCGGTTCGCGGTACATCGGGTCGTTCGTGGCGGACTTCCACCGTACGCTCCTCCAGGGTGGGATCTTCATGTACCCCTCTGAACGTGAGAAGCCGGCCGGGAAGCTACGGTTGCTGTACGAGGCTGCCCCGATCGCCATGATTGCCGAGCAGGCCGGGGGCCGCGCCAGCACCGGGCTGCAGGACCTGTCCGAGGTCGTTCCGGAGTCGCTTCACCAACGAACACCGGTCTACGTCGGTTCCGCTGACCTCATCGACTTGGCAGAAGACTTCTTACGGGGAGCCTCAGAAATCTGA
- the add gene encoding adenosine deaminase, with translation MSPTSEQLLRIPKAELHVHLDGSLRTSTMVELAAERGVQLPTDDPVALYDYMVVDDARNLEDYLERFHITLSLMQDAEGIERIAYELAEDHANENVRYVEVRFSPILNAQGELEAHEALEAVLKGLHRAESEFDVSTAVIVCALRSLDPSVSKEMAELAVAFADRGVCAFDVAGAEAGNPVRDHLEALRTAEAGGLPITIHAGEGFGASSIRQAIEDGGAGRIGHGTRLLEDESLLGQVRDAGIPLEVCITSNVQTRVAATHADHPVRHYYDEGLAVCLCTDNRLMSGVTLTEEYEHARDDLGFTWQELVRVARMGFESAYAPGDVKEELLGDFDRDVAAL, from the coding sequence GTGAGCCCCACGTCCGAACAGCTGCTCCGAATACCCAAGGCGGAGCTGCACGTGCATTTGGACGGGAGCCTCCGCACCTCGACCATGGTCGAGCTCGCGGCTGAGCGAGGTGTGCAGCTTCCAACGGACGACCCGGTGGCGCTGTACGATTACATGGTCGTGGACGACGCACGTAACCTCGAGGACTACCTCGAGCGCTTCCACATCACGCTGTCGCTGATGCAGGACGCCGAGGGGATTGAACGCATCGCGTACGAGCTCGCCGAGGACCACGCCAACGAGAACGTCCGCTATGTCGAGGTCCGTTTCAGCCCGATCCTCAATGCACAGGGCGAGCTGGAGGCCCATGAGGCGCTCGAGGCCGTCCTCAAGGGCCTGCACCGCGCCGAGAGCGAATTCGACGTAAGTACGGCGGTGATCGTGTGCGCCCTGCGCAGCCTCGACCCCAGCGTTTCCAAGGAGATGGCCGAGCTCGCAGTGGCTTTCGCCGACCGGGGCGTTTGCGCGTTCGACGTAGCGGGTGCTGAAGCCGGCAACCCGGTGCGCGACCATCTGGAAGCCCTACGGACTGCTGAAGCTGGCGGCCTCCCGATCACGATCCACGCCGGTGAAGGCTTTGGCGCGTCCTCGATCCGCCAAGCGATCGAGGACGGTGGAGCAGGTCGGATCGGCCACGGTACGCGGCTGCTCGAAGACGAATCCCTCCTAGGTCAGGTCAGAGATGCCGGTATCCCGCTCGAGGTCTGCATCACCTCCAACGTGCAGACTCGCGTGGCAGCCACGCACGCCGACCACCCCGTTCGGCACTACTACGACGAGGGCCTCGCGGTCTGCCTGTGCACCGACAATCGCCTCATGTCCGGCGTGACGCTAACCGAAGAATACGAGCACGCGCGGGACGACCTCGGCTTCACGTGGCAGGAGCTGGTGCGCGTGGCGAGGATGGGGTTCGAGAGTGCCTACGCGCCGGGTGACGTGAAAGAGGAGCTGCTGGGCGACTTCGACCGGGACGTCGCAGCGCTCTAG
- a CDS encoding amidophosphoribosyltransferase, which yields MTTTCLDEGPHEECGVVGISGMDMASEQAFLAMYALQHRGQEAAGMVTFDEEGPHVLKGPGLVGDVFETWSIRKKMRGRTAVGHLRYSTAGGSDVENIQPITARYANGDIALAHNGNLTNHFELRKRLVDEGAIFRTTSDSETLVHLIAKSRHDTVDAQVDDALTHLEGAFSIVLSIDDTIYAARDPRGFRPLVLGRKDGGAIVTSETCALDILGAEYVRDLKPGEVIRIRNGVVKQLRSLAPAEQPSPCIFELVYFARPDSRLWGISVDAARRAFGRRLAKEHPVAADAVIAVPDSANSAALGFAEESGIPFELGILRHHYVGRTFIKPSQEDRDFGVRMKYSPVREVLDGRRVVMVDDSLVRGTTSRSLVRMLRRAGASEIHLRIGSPPVKCPCFYGIDMPTKRELIGSSLEVPAIAEKLGVESLGYLSLEGMVEAVAAGGPYCTACFSGDYPAPLVDVDKGFVSEQGPTRK from the coding sequence ATGACGACGACCTGCCTCGACGAGGGTCCACACGAAGAATGTGGCGTGGTTGGGATCAGCGGGATGGACATGGCGTCGGAGCAGGCGTTCCTGGCGATGTACGCGCTGCAGCACCGCGGTCAGGAAGCCGCCGGGATGGTGACCTTCGACGAGGAAGGTCCCCACGTTCTGAAGGGACCGGGCCTGGTTGGTGACGTCTTTGAGACGTGGTCGATACGGAAGAAGATGCGCGGCCGAACCGCGGTCGGGCACCTCCGATACTCGACGGCCGGAGGCAGCGATGTCGAGAACATCCAGCCCATCACGGCGCGGTATGCGAATGGAGATATCGCGCTCGCACACAACGGCAACCTCACCAACCACTTCGAGCTGAGGAAACGGCTGGTCGACGAGGGTGCGATCTTCCGCACCACGTCCGACTCGGAGACGCTGGTGCATCTGATCGCGAAGTCGCGTCACGATACGGTGGATGCACAGGTCGACGACGCGCTCACCCATTTGGAGGGAGCATTCTCGATCGTGCTCTCGATCGACGACACGATTTATGCAGCACGCGACCCCCGCGGATTCCGGCCCCTCGTATTGGGTCGGAAGGACGGCGGCGCGATCGTCACGAGCGAAACGTGCGCTTTGGACATTCTCGGCGCCGAGTACGTGCGTGACCTCAAACCCGGTGAGGTCATCCGCATACGCAATGGCGTGGTCAAACAGCTCCGTTCATTGGCCCCGGCCGAACAGCCGTCTCCGTGCATCTTCGAGCTCGTCTATTTCGCGCGTCCGGACTCGCGCCTGTGGGGGATCAGCGTCGACGCCGCGCGCCGCGCGTTCGGCCGCCGCCTCGCAAAGGAGCACCCGGTGGCAGCAGACGCCGTGATCGCGGTCCCGGACAGCGCCAACTCCGCTGCCCTCGGCTTTGCCGAGGAAAGCGGCATTCCGTTCGAGCTGGGCATACTCCGACATCACTACGTGGGGCGCACCTTCATCAAGCCGTCGCAGGAGGACAGAGACTTCGGCGTGCGCATGAAGTACAGCCCGGTGCGAGAGGTGTTGGACGGGCGGCGCGTCGTGATGGTCGACGACTCGCTCGTACGCGGTACGACGAGCCGTTCGCTCGTGCGCATGCTGCGCCGGGCGGGAGCGTCTGAAATCCACCTCCGCATCGGCTCGCCGCCCGTGAAGTGCCCGTGCTTCTATGGAATCGACATGCCCACCAAGCGCGAGCTGATCGGGTCGAGTCTCGAAGTGCCGGCCATCGCCGAGAAGCTCGGCGTCGAATCACTCGGTTACCTGTCCTTGGAAGGGATGGTCGAGGCCGTGGCCGCCGGTGGGCCGTATTGCACCGCCTGCTTCTCGGGCGACTACCCTGCCCCGCTCGTCGACGTCGACAAGGGCTTCGTCTCCGAGCAGGGTCCAACGCGGAAGTGA
- the purL gene encoding phosphoribosylformylglycinamidine synthase subunit PurL, whose protein sequence is MTPELVADHGLSPEEYERIRALMGRTLTFTELGIFSAMWSEHCGYKNSKRLLRLLPTEAPWVIQGPGENAGVIDVGEGYALAFKIESHNHPSAVEPYQGAATGVGGILRDIFTMGARPVAVLDSLRFGDLDSARVRYLFGGVVAGVGDYGNCIGVPNIGGEVVFDRGYEDNPIVNAMCLGLMKTEELIRASASGVGNPLMAVGARTGRDGIHGATFASEELSEDSDESSRPRVQVGDAFTEKLLLEASLELIASGAITGIQDMGAAGITSSAAEMAGRAGNGVEIDMAQVPVREHGMTPYEILLSESQERMLVVAEKGREHEVVSILEKWELEAKVIGHVTDDGRFRVLESGVTVADIPALPLTEGCPTYEREGIEGEEMKALRETDLRAHLLPRGNLTTPFQELLASPNIACKRWVYHQYDTTVRTATAVRPGGDAGVIRIRGTDKAVAATTDCNGRFVYLEPRTGAMIAVAEAARNLVCVGAVPTAITNNLNFGNPLKAHIYYQFREAVLGMKEACEAFETPVTGGNVSFYNETDGRAIYPTPVIGMVGVIDDASKIVGHTFRTEGDDIVLLGENTDELGGSEYLYVTARLVAGAPPRVDLGKERALQQAVLMMTHDRRLRSAHDCSDGGLACTLAECALGDGEAPIGIDVQLHDDLAPVATLFAESQGRVVVSCAAEQTAEVLRIAQEHGVPATKIGSVTAVGSPFRIVMSEGRVEADLAEMADAYFGALPDIMDTPSTSGA, encoded by the coding sequence ATCACGCCCGAGCTCGTCGCGGACCACGGCCTCTCGCCAGAGGAGTACGAGCGGATCCGCGCCCTCATGGGGAGGACCCTCACCTTCACGGAGTTGGGTATTTTCAGTGCCATGTGGTCCGAGCACTGCGGCTACAAGAACTCCAAGCGCCTGCTCCGGCTCCTACCCACCGAAGCTCCGTGGGTCATTCAGGGACCCGGTGAGAACGCCGGGGTGATCGACGTAGGCGAAGGGTACGCTCTCGCCTTCAAGATCGAGTCGCACAACCACCCGTCCGCGGTCGAGCCGTACCAGGGTGCGGCGACGGGCGTGGGTGGTATCCTGCGAGACATCTTCACGATGGGCGCACGTCCCGTCGCGGTGCTGGACTCCCTGCGTTTCGGGGACCTGGACAGCGCGCGAGTGCGCTACCTGTTTGGTGGGGTCGTGGCCGGCGTGGGCGACTACGGCAACTGCATTGGCGTTCCGAACATCGGTGGCGAGGTCGTCTTCGACCGCGGCTACGAGGACAATCCCATCGTCAACGCCATGTGCCTCGGCCTGATGAAGACTGAGGAGTTGATCAGGGCGTCTGCTTCCGGCGTCGGGAACCCGCTCATGGCCGTAGGCGCCCGTACAGGTCGCGACGGCATCCATGGGGCGACGTTCGCAAGCGAAGAGCTCAGCGAGGACTCCGACGAGTCTTCGCGCCCGCGAGTCCAAGTGGGTGACGCATTTACGGAGAAGCTCCTCCTCGAGGCAAGCCTCGAGCTGATCGCGAGCGGCGCAATCACCGGCATTCAGGACATGGGCGCCGCAGGGATCACGTCGTCGGCCGCCGAGATGGCGGGGCGGGCCGGAAACGGGGTCGAGATCGACATGGCGCAGGTGCCGGTTCGCGAGCACGGCATGACCCCGTACGAGATCCTGCTCTCCGAGTCGCAGGAGCGCATGCTCGTGGTCGCAGAGAAGGGCCGCGAGCACGAGGTCGTGAGCATCCTCGAGAAGTGGGAGCTCGAGGCGAAAGTCATCGGCCACGTCACCGACGACGGCCGCTTCCGGGTACTGGAGAGCGGAGTCACGGTCGCCGACATTCCCGCCCTGCCGCTCACGGAAGGGTGTCCGACCTACGAGCGCGAAGGCATCGAAGGCGAGGAGATGAAGGCGCTGCGTGAGACCGATCTCCGTGCGCATCTGCTCCCCCGCGGCAATCTGACCACGCCCTTCCAAGAGCTACTGGCCTCACCCAACATCGCGTGCAAACGATGGGTCTATCACCAGTACGACACGACGGTGCGAACCGCGACCGCGGTTCGGCCGGGAGGAGACGCCGGCGTCATCCGGATCCGTGGCACCGACAAGGCGGTCGCTGCGACCACGGACTGCAACGGTCGCTTCGTCTATTTGGAGCCCCGGACCGGAGCGATGATCGCGGTGGCGGAAGCCGCTCGTAATCTCGTGTGTGTAGGCGCCGTTCCGACGGCGATCACGAACAACCTGAACTTCGGCAACCCACTCAAGGCGCACATCTACTACCAGTTCCGCGAAGCGGTGCTGGGCATGAAAGAGGCGTGCGAGGCGTTCGAGACCCCCGTCACCGGCGGGAACGTCTCGTTCTACAATGAGACCGACGGGCGCGCGATCTACCCGACGCCTGTCATCGGCATGGTCGGCGTGATCGACGATGCATCGAAGATCGTAGGCCACACGTTCCGCACGGAGGGCGACGACATCGTATTGCTCGGTGAAAACACCGACGAGCTCGGCGGCTCGGAATACCTGTACGTGACCGCGCGTCTCGTGGCAGGAGCGCCCCCGAGGGTCGATCTGGGCAAGGAGCGGGCACTGCAGCAGGCGGTATTGATGATGACGCACGACCGCCGCCTCAGATCGGCGCACGACTGCTCGGATGGCGGGCTGGCCTGCACGCTCGCCGAATGCGCGCTCGGAGACGGTGAAGCACCGATCGGAATCGACGTTCAGCTCCATGACGACTTGGCGCCGGTAGCCACGCTGTTCGCGGAATCCCAGGGCCGGGTCGTCGTTTCGTGCGCCGCGGAGCAGACCGCGGAGGTCCTCCGCATCGCGCAGGAGCACGGCGTCCCGGCCACGAAGATCGGATCGGTGACCGCCGTTGGCAGCCCCTTCCGGATCGTCATGTCCGAAGGCAGGGTGGAGGCCGACCTGGCCGAGATGGCGGACGCCTATTTCGGGGCTTTGCCCGACATCATGGACACGCCGTCGACCTCGGGAGCCTGA
- the purQ gene encoding phosphoribosylformylglycinamidine synthase subunit PurQ, with protein sequence MRAAIITFPGSNCDYDLYKAAQQVGAEATFVWHRERGLDGYDAVLLPGGFSYGDYLRAGAIARMSPIMEDVIDFAKRGAPVVGICNGFQILCEAGLLPGALVRNASLLFAGKDVRIRVERADTLFTSDYQPGQILRVPIAHGEGNYEADEATLERLEGEGHVVFRYVDVEGEATDAANPNGSWHNIAGIINENGNVLGMMPHPERAMEELLGSTDGIGVFTSLATSLSAVAS encoded by the coding sequence TCTCTATAAGGCCGCGCAGCAAGTAGGAGCCGAGGCCACCTTCGTTTGGCATCGGGAGCGCGGCCTCGATGGCTATGACGCAGTGCTGCTCCCAGGCGGTTTCTCGTACGGTGACTATCTGCGCGCCGGAGCGATCGCCCGCATGAGCCCCATCATGGAAGACGTCATCGATTTCGCCAAGAGGGGTGCGCCTGTGGTCGGAATCTGCAACGGCTTCCAGATCCTCTGCGAGGCGGGCTTGCTTCCCGGAGCGCTGGTACGCAACGCATCGCTCCTGTTCGCCGGCAAGGACGTGCGGATCCGTGTGGAGCGAGCGGATACGCTCTTCACGAGCGACTATCAGCCGGGACAGATCTTGCGCGTGCCGATCGCGCACGGTGAGGGCAACTACGAAGCGGACGAAGCGACGCTCGAGCGGCTGGAGGGCGAGGGTCACGTCGTCTTCCGGTACGTGGACGTCGAGGGCGAAGCAACGGATGCGGCCAATCCGAACGGTTCTTGGCACAACATCGCGGGCATCATCAATGAAAACGGTAACGTTCTGGGCATGATGCCCCACCCCGAGCGAGCGATGGAAGAACTTCTCGGGTCTACGGACGGCATCGGCGTATTCACATCCCTCGCCACGAGCCTATCAGCTGTCGCGAGCTAA